A window from Thermoanaerobaculales bacterium encodes these proteins:
- the rpmG gene encoding 50S ribosomal protein L33 — protein MAGKGHRVQIKMKSSESPHTYYLKKNKQNTPDRLELKKYDPVVRKHVMYKEAR, from the coding sequence ATGGCTGGCAAGGGACACCGGGTGCAGATCAAGATGAAGAGCAGCGAGAGCCCGCACACCTACTACCTGAAAAAGAACAAGCAGAACACCCCCGACCGGCTCGAGCTCAAGAAGTACGACCCCGTCGTGCGCAAGCACGTGATGTACAAGGAAGCGCGCTAG
- a CDS encoding ChbG/HpnK family deacetylase, whose product MSRDSRTRVAFAVASLILLVVVSAPQAAETAEPTQLMIRCDDVGMCHGVNTAVRELLATGLPFSASVMFACPWHLEAVEILRDHPEVGVGVHLTLNSEWEHYKWGPVVGAAKVPSLVDANGHFHPTETAFAAAGPNLDEVRVELEAQIQRALATGLRIDYIDFHMLTAVSTPDLQAIVEQLAAKHGLGISRYFGERSVSLWDVAPGRKLPRLLESVRQARPGLNLVVLHVGTDTPEMAALIDSNYAADPYRVAIHRQAELEAVTSPAFWAALQTSGIELLNYRDLVQRRGLAAMKAPEVIGSYSTSFTETP is encoded by the coding sequence ATGTCACGAGATTCCCGAACCCGTGTCGCGTTCGCGGTCGCGTCGTTGATTCTCCTCGTCGTGGTCTCGGCGCCGCAGGCCGCCGAGACGGCCGAGCCGACGCAGCTGATGATCCGCTGCGACGACGTCGGGATGTGCCACGGCGTCAACACGGCTGTGCGCGAGCTGCTCGCCACCGGCCTGCCGTTCTCGGCCTCGGTGATGTTCGCCTGCCCGTGGCACCTCGAGGCGGTCGAGATCCTCAGGGACCACCCCGAGGTCGGCGTCGGCGTTCACCTCACGCTCAACTCCGAGTGGGAGCACTACAAGTGGGGGCCGGTGGTTGGCGCGGCCAAGGTGCCGTCACTGGTCGACGCGAACGGACACTTCCATCCCACCGAGACCGCGTTCGCCGCTGCCGGGCCCAATCTCGACGAGGTGCGAGTAGAGCTCGAGGCCCAGATCCAGCGGGCGCTCGCCACCGGGCTGCGCATCGACTACATCGACTTCCACATGCTGACCGCGGTCTCGACGCCCGATCTGCAGGCGATCGTGGAGCAGCTCGCGGCCAAGCACGGGCTCGGGATCTCGCGCTACTTCGGCGAGCGGTCGGTGTCGCTGTGGGATGTCGCGCCCGGGCGCAAGCTGCCGCGGCTGCTCGAGTCGGTGCGGCAGGCGCGTCCCGGCCTCAACCTGGTCGTGCTCCACGTCGGAACCGACACTCCCGAAATGGCGGCCCTCATCGACTCCAACTACGCAGCCGACCCCTACCGGGTGGCCATCCACCGGCAGGCCGAGCTCGAAGCCGTCACCTCGCCCGCCTTCTGGGCGGCGCTCCAGACTTCCGGGATCGAGCTCCTCAACTACCGCGACCTCGTGCAACGCCGCGGCCTCGCCGCGATGAAGGCCCCCGAGGTCATCGGCTCCTACTCGACGTCCTTCACCGAGACGCCATAG
- a CDS encoding glycoside hydrolase family 88 protein, with amino-acid sequence MIVRRACHLFAVTATVAALIAGCAKRAAEPPQQPDVFSPDAVAEAMARAFDWQIDHIVYEAPLPDGGTQPVSDTEWVRGAFFAGVMAAANATGDSRYLAAAMDISERNGWQPGPRPRHADDLCIAQTYAQLFLVERDPAMIAPTVARLEAMIAEPRPGPVVGWSENDNWSWCDALFMAPPAMALIAEATGDRRYLDLMNGMWWDTYSYLYDQEERLWYRDGRYVVQADGSGPRTPSGLKVFWSRGNGWVFAGLALVLEHMPADYPDRPRYEQLFRDMAAALAAVQGEDGLWRSSLLDPGEYPIPESSGSGFFTYGLAWGVNRGLLDASMFLPAARRGWQGLMWALQPSGKLGWVQQIGYDPRSVSADDSMEYGTGAFLMAGSEMLKLGARGS; translated from the coding sequence ATGATCGTCCGACGAGCGTGCCATCTCTTCGCCGTGACCGCGACCGTGGCGGCGCTGATCGCGGGCTGCGCGAAGCGCGCCGCCGAGCCGCCGCAGCAGCCGGACGTCTTCTCTCCCGACGCCGTCGCCGAGGCCATGGCGAGGGCCTTCGACTGGCAGATCGACCACATCGTGTACGAGGCGCCGCTGCCCGACGGCGGCACCCAGCCGGTGAGCGACACCGAGTGGGTGCGCGGCGCCTTCTTCGCCGGCGTGATGGCGGCCGCCAACGCGACCGGCGACTCGCGCTACCTGGCGGCGGCGATGGACATCTCAGAGCGCAACGGCTGGCAGCCCGGGCCGCGGCCCCGTCACGCCGACGACCTCTGCATCGCCCAGACCTATGCCCAGCTCTTCCTCGTTGAGCGCGATCCGGCGATGATCGCGCCCACCGTGGCTCGCCTCGAGGCGATGATCGCCGAGCCCCGGCCCGGGCCCGTCGTCGGCTGGTCGGAGAACGACAACTGGTCGTGGTGCGACGCCCTGTTCATGGCGCCGCCGGCCATGGCGCTCATCGCCGAGGCCACCGGCGACCGCCGCTACCTCGACCTGATGAACGGCATGTGGTGGGACACCTACTCCTACCTCTACGACCAGGAGGAGCGACTTTGGTACCGCGACGGCCGCTACGTCGTCCAGGCCGACGGCTCCGGCCCGCGCACCCCGAGCGGCCTCAAGGTCTTCTGGTCGCGCGGCAACGGCTGGGTCTTCGCGGGCCTCGCCCTGGTTTTGGAGCACATGCCGGCCGACTACCCGGATCGCCCGCGCTACGAGCAGCTGTTTCGCGACATGGCGGCGGCGCTGGCCGCGGTGCAGGGTGAGGATGGGCTGTGGCGTTCGAGCCTGCTCGACCCCGGCGAGTACCCGATCCCCGAGTCGAGCGGCTCCGGCTTCTTCACCTATGGCCTCGCGTGGGGCGTCAATCGCGGCCTGCTCGACGCCTCGATGTTTCTGCCCGCGGCGCGCCGCGGCTGGCAGGGCCTGATGTGGGCGCTGCAGCCCTCCGGAAAGCTCGGCTGGGTGCAGCAGATCGGCTACGACCCCCGCTCGGTGAGCGCCGACGACAGCATGGAGTACGGTACCGGCGCCTTCCTGATGGCGGGCAGCGAGATGCTCAAGCTCGGCGCACGCGGGTCGTAG
- a CDS encoding exo 1,3/1,4-beta-D-glucan glucohydrolase — MRRSVILTVVSMAVLGAFAGVAAAQPGPAPEPAAAVHPEVWPVVTSRLPADPAVEKAVEAVLAMMSVEQKVGQVIQAGIQHVTPADVRDYHLGSVLNGGGVQPFEKERASAADWMALADAFWEASMDVPDGLPPVPVIWGTDAVHGHNNVIGATVFPHNIGLGATRNPELIRRIGRVTATEMAVTGIEWAFAPAVAVVRDDRWGRTYESFSEDPEVVRACASAMVEGLQGTPGEGVFLAGNRVVATAKHFLGDGGTEGGRDQGDNLATEIELRDLHAAGYVAALEAGVQTVMASFSSWHGQKLHASRELLTDVLKQRMGFDGFVVGDWNAHGQVPGCSDSSCAAAFNAGIDMFMVPEAWRALYESTLAQVRSGEIPMARLDDAVRRILRVKIRAGMFGAGRPSGRPYAGETELLGSAEHRAVARQAVRESLVLLKNNGGLLPLARRQRVLVAGDGADNIPKQCGGWTVTWQGDGSTNEDFPGATSIWDGIRAAVEAGGGSATLSIDGSFEGPPPEVAIVVFGEEPYAEYQGDREHLAYSFTRPGDLELLRRLGQAGIPVVSVFLSGRPLWVNPELNASDAFVAAWLPGTEGGGVADVIFRAADGSVNHDVTGRLSFSWPRTAVQTPLNRGDAGYDPLFSFGFGLRCSDRWDLRPLPEESGVSGAGPAPAAFFRRGPVVPWRLYLGDAADPAVAVTGARTTTRGTEALVISEVDRDVQQDARAARWSGERPAFVYLYTKGAVDLSRETGEGLRLAFDVLVETPPQGEVELSMECGDNCAGRVDLTAALTRLPAGEWRTVAVPLACFASAGADMSRIVVPFGIASDGALALRFSEVRLEPPAEDELRCPE, encoded by the coding sequence ATGCGCAGGTCAGTGATTCTCACCGTGGTCTCGATGGCGGTCCTCGGCGCATTCGCCGGCGTGGCTGCGGCCCAGCCCGGGCCTGCCCCGGAGCCGGCGGCGGCCGTCCACCCCGAGGTCTGGCCGGTGGTGACCAGCCGGCTGCCGGCGGACCCCGCCGTCGAGAAGGCGGTCGAGGCGGTGCTCGCGATGATGTCGGTGGAGCAGAAGGTCGGCCAGGTGATCCAGGCCGGGATCCAGCACGTGACGCCCGCTGACGTCAGGGACTACCACCTGGGATCGGTGCTCAACGGCGGCGGCGTCCAGCCGTTCGAGAAGGAGCGCGCCTCGGCCGCCGACTGGATGGCGCTCGCCGACGCCTTCTGGGAGGCGTCGATGGACGTCCCGGACGGGCTGCCGCCGGTTCCCGTCATCTGGGGCACCGACGCGGTCCACGGCCACAACAACGTGATCGGCGCGACCGTCTTTCCGCACAACATCGGCCTCGGCGCCACCCGCAACCCCGAGCTGATCCGCCGCATCGGCCGGGTGACGGCCACCGAGATGGCGGTGACGGGCATCGAGTGGGCCTTCGCCCCGGCCGTGGCCGTGGTCCGCGACGACCGCTGGGGACGGACCTACGAGAGCTTCTCCGAGGACCCCGAGGTCGTCCGCGCCTGTGCATCGGCGATGGTCGAGGGCCTCCAGGGGACCCCTGGGGAGGGCGTCTTCCTCGCGGGCAACAGGGTGGTCGCGACCGCGAAGCACTTCCTCGGCGACGGCGGCACCGAGGGCGGGCGCGACCAGGGTGACAACCTCGCGACCGAGATCGAGCTGCGCGACCTCCACGCCGCAGGATACGTGGCCGCGCTCGAGGCCGGCGTGCAGACGGTGATGGCGTCCTTCTCGTCGTGGCACGGCCAGAAGCTGCACGCGAGCCGGGAGCTCCTCACCGACGTGCTGAAGCAGCGAATGGGCTTCGACGGCTTCGTCGTCGGCGACTGGAACGCCCACGGCCAGGTTCCGGGCTGCTCGGACTCGAGCTGCGCCGCAGCCTTCAACGCCGGCATCGACATGTTCATGGTGCCCGAGGCCTGGCGGGCGCTCTACGAGAGCACGCTCGCCCAGGTGCGGTCGGGCGAGATCCCGATGGCGCGCCTCGATGACGCGGTGCGCAGGATTCTGCGGGTGAAGATCCGCGCCGGCATGTTCGGGGCGGGCCGGCCCTCGGGCCGGCCGTACGCCGGCGAGACCGAGCTTCTGGGATCGGCCGAGCACCGGGCAGTGGCTCGCCAGGCGGTGCGCGAGTCGCTGGTGCTGCTCAAGAACAACGGCGGCCTGCTGCCGCTTGCGCGACGGCAGCGGGTGCTGGTGGCCGGCGACGGCGCCGACAACATCCCCAAGCAGTGCGGGGGCTGGACCGTCACCTGGCAGGGCGACGGCAGCACCAACGAGGACTTCCCCGGAGCGACCTCGATCTGGGACGGGATCCGCGCGGCGGTGGAGGCGGGCGGCGGCAGCGCGACGCTCAGCATCGACGGGAGCTTCGAGGGTCCGCCGCCGGAAGTGGCGATCGTCGTCTTCGGCGAGGAGCCCTACGCCGAGTACCAGGGCGACCGCGAGCACCTGGCCTACTCGTTCACCCGGCCGGGCGACCTCGAGCTGCTCAGGCGGCTGGGGCAGGCGGGCATCCCTGTCGTGTCCGTCTTCCTGTCCGGCAGGCCGCTGTGGGTCAACCCCGAGCTCAACGCCTCCGACGCTTTCGTCGCGGCCTGGCTGCCGGGGACCGAGGGCGGCGGCGTTGCCGACGTGATCTTCCGCGCCGCCGACGGCTCCGTGAACCACGACGTCACCGGCCGGCTGTCCTTCTCGTGGCCGCGGACGGCGGTGCAGACCCCGCTCAACCGGGGGGACGCCGGCTACGACCCGCTCTTTTCGTTCGGCTTCGGCCTGCGCTGCTCCGACCGCTGGGACCTCCGTCCGCTCCCCGAGGAGTCCGGCGTCAGCGGTGCCGGCCCTGCGCCGGCGGCCTTCTTCCGGCGCGGCCCGGTGGTGCCGTGGCGGCTCTACCTGGGTGATGCCGCCGACCCGGCGGTCGCGGTGACCGGCGCGAGGACGACCACGCGAGGCACGGAGGCCCTGGTGATCTCCGAGGTCGACCGGGACGTGCAGCAGGACGCCCGCGCCGCGCGCTGGTCGGGCGAGCGGCCGGCGTTCGTCTATCTGTACACCAAGGGCGCGGTCGACCTCTCCCGCGAGACAGGCGAGGGCCTCCGGCTGGCGTTCGACGTGCTGGTCGAGACGCCGCCACAAGGGGAGGTCGAGCTGTCCATGGAGTGCGGCGACAACTGCGCGGGCCGGGTCGACCTGACCGCAGCGCTGACCCGGCTGCCCGCCGGCGAGTGGCGGACGGTGGCCGTGCCGCTGGCCTGCTTCGCGTCGGCCGGAGCCGACATGTCGCGCATCGTCGTGCCGTTCGGCATCGCGAGCGACGGCGCGCTGGCCCTGCGCTTCTCCGAGGTCCGCCTGGAGCCGCCTGCGGAGGACGAGCTGCGGTGCCCGGAGTGA
- a CDS encoding PadR family transcriptional regulator, with protein sequence MNDELTLTPLRLAILGLVAMTPQSGYDLKKVFDATPMGHFSSSPGAIYPALKGLEKLGWIRGRQEKPRSRRPRFVYTITERGDAVLRAELSKPVTREALIWHFDLVMLRFAFMDRLGRPAALQLLAQLRAESESYARHLERLRQELQGQMSPCGRLALEHGIQGFRGDARWAARAINELTEPVDERKVSR encoded by the coding sequence ATGAACGACGAACTCACCCTCACCCCGCTCCGCCTCGCCATCCTCGGGCTGGTCGCGATGACCCCGCAGTCCGGCTACGACCTGAAGAAGGTCTTCGACGCGACTCCGATGGGCCACTTCAGCAGCAGCCCCGGCGCCATCTACCCGGCGCTCAAGGGCCTCGAGAAGCTCGGCTGGATCCGCGGCCGCCAGGAGAAACCGCGCTCGCGCCGGCCCCGCTTCGTGTACACGATCACTGAGCGTGGCGACGCGGTGCTCCGCGCCGAGCTCTCCAAGCCGGTCACCCGCGAGGCGCTGATCTGGCACTTCGACCTGGTGATGCTCCGGTTCGCCTTCATGGATCGTCTCGGCCGCCCGGCAGCGCTCCAGCTCCTCGCGCAGCTCCGGGCCGAGTCCGAGTCCTACGCCAGGCACCTCGAGCGGCTCCGGCAGGAGCTGCAGGGGCAGATGTCGCCGTGCGGCCGGCTGGCCCTGGAGCACGGCATTCAGGGTTTCCGGGGCGACGCGCGCTGGGCCGCGCGAGCCATCAACGAGCTCACTGAGCCAGTCGACGAAAGGAAGGTGTCCAGATGA
- a CDS encoding PIG-L family deacetylase: protein MKLTKPKADVYVPGGGPLEEALARTTHLAVGAHQDDIEFMALHGILECFGRSDRCFVGVTMTNGAGSARTGPYAGCSNDEMVRIRVSEQRHAALIGGYGCQLQLMYSSAELKDASNPGPVGDLLEILARAKPQVVYLHNPADKHDTHVASCLRAIAALRLLEPAVRPLRVYGCEVWRSLDWLPDADKQVLPVDDRPNLAAALSGIFDSQISGGKRYDLAVQGRRLANATFFESHEVDRNTMLAFAVDLTPLVADPSLDVAAYTTALVDRMRNDVTDRIARLSRGA from the coding sequence ATGAAGCTGACAAAGCCAAAAGCCGACGTCTACGTGCCCGGCGGCGGCCCCCTCGAGGAGGCGCTCGCCCGCACCACCCACCTCGCAGTCGGGGCGCACCAGGACGACATCGAGTTCATGGCCCTGCACGGCATTCTCGAGTGCTTCGGCCGCAGCGACCGCTGCTTCGTCGGCGTCACCATGACCAACGGCGCCGGCAGCGCCCGCACCGGCCCCTACGCCGGCTGCTCCAACGACGAGATGGTGCGGATCCGGGTGAGCGAGCAGCGCCACGCCGCCCTGATCGGCGGCTACGGCTGCCAGCTCCAGCTCATGTACTCGAGCGCCGAGCTCAAGGACGCGTCGAACCCGGGCCCGGTCGGCGACCTCCTCGAGATCCTCGCGCGCGCGAAACCGCAGGTCGTCTACCTCCACAACCCGGCCGACAAGCACGACACCCACGTCGCGAGCTGCCTGCGTGCGATCGCCGCGCTGCGTCTCCTCGAGCCGGCGGTCCGCCCCCTGCGCGTCTACGGCTGCGAGGTCTGGCGCAGCCTCGACTGGCTGCCCGACGCGGACAAGCAGGTGCTGCCGGTCGACGACCGCCCGAACCTGGCCGCGGCCCTGTCCGGGATCTTCGACTCGCAGATCTCGGGCGGCAAGCGCTACGACCTCGCGGTTCAGGGGCGGCGCCTGGCCAACGCCACCTTCTTCGAGTCGCACGAGGTCGACCGCAACACCATGCTCGCCTTTGCGGTCGACCTGACGCCGCTGGTCGCCGACCCCTCGCTCGACGTGGCCGCCTACACGACCGCGCTCGTCGACCGGATGCGGAACGACGTCACGGACCGGATCGCGCGGTTGAGCCGGGGAGCGTGA
- a CDS encoding Na+:solute symporter, translating to MQLVAIDWVVIVLSLLLSAAPAIYYARRASSGISEFFASGRSAPWWLIGTSMVATTFSTDTPNLVTDFVRTHGVSQNWAWWAFLLTGMLTVFFYAKMWRRSGVLTDLEFYELRYSGRSAAFVRGFRAVYLGFFFNCAIMASVTLAAAKIANVMLGWDRLQTVLVCGVICVGFAAISGLWGVLASDLVQFVIAMAGVIAAAYVALSQPQVGGLAGLMAQIDPKTLHLLPDFSDWGLTLSVLVVPLTIQWWSVWYPGAEPGGGSYIAQRMLAAKDERHAMAATLWFNIAHYALRPWPWIIVALSSMLVFPTLADIKTALPHVSDSLIGNDLAYPAMLTLLPAGLIGLLVAALLSAYVSTMSTHLNWGCSYLVHDFYQRFLNPDATEKRMVWLSRVMTAVLMTVSGAGMFLLTTAGEAFQLLLSIGAGTGLLYLLRWFWWRINAWSEIAAMASSFTIAVGLFVARKNGLELSDHVALVMSVALTTVVWVVVTFLTPPADLATLRRFYAVVRPAGPGWRKVVGDAPDVGPRDSMSLAVLGWVLGVTFVYAALFGIGALLYGHGMQAAVCLGAAAIAGTGLAVVVPKIWGASAAAEAGAAARRG from the coding sequence ATGCAGCTCGTTGCCATCGACTGGGTCGTGATCGTGCTTTCCCTCCTCCTCTCCGCCGCTCCGGCGATCTACTACGCCCGGCGCGCGTCGAGCGGCATCTCCGAGTTCTTCGCCTCGGGACGGTCGGCGCCGTGGTGGCTGATTGGCACCTCGATGGTCGCCACCACCTTCTCCACCGACACGCCCAACCTCGTCACCGACTTCGTGCGCACCCACGGGGTGTCGCAGAACTGGGCGTGGTGGGCCTTCCTGCTCACCGGCATGCTGACGGTGTTCTTCTACGCCAAGATGTGGCGCCGATCCGGGGTGCTCACCGACCTCGAGTTCTACGAGCTGCGCTACTCGGGGCGGTCGGCGGCCTTCGTCCGCGGCTTCCGCGCGGTCTACCTCGGGTTCTTCTTCAACTGCGCGATCATGGCCTCGGTCACCCTGGCGGCGGCCAAGATCGCCAACGTCATGCTCGGCTGGGACCGGCTGCAGACGGTGCTCGTCTGCGGCGTGATCTGCGTCGGGTTCGCGGCGATCTCGGGGCTGTGGGGCGTGCTGGCCTCGGACTTGGTCCAGTTCGTCATCGCGATGGCCGGCGTCATCGCGGCCGCCTACGTCGCGCTGTCGCAGCCCCAGGTCGGGGGCCTGGCCGGCCTGATGGCGCAGATCGATCCCAAGACGCTGCACCTGCTGCCCGACTTCTCGGACTGGGGCCTCACCCTGTCGGTGCTGGTCGTGCCGCTGACCATCCAGTGGTGGTCGGTGTGGTACCCGGGTGCGGAGCCGGGCGGCGGCAGCTACATCGCGCAGCGGATGCTCGCCGCCAAGGACGAGCGGCACGCCATGGCCGCCACGCTGTGGTTCAACATCGCCCACTACGCGCTGCGGCCGTGGCCCTGGATCATCGTCGCCCTGAGCTCGATGCTGGTGTTCCCGACCCTCGCCGACATCAAGACCGCGCTGCCCCACGTCTCCGACAGCCTGATCGGCAACGACCTGGCCTACCCGGCCATGCTGACCCTCCTGCCGGCGGGCCTGATCGGGCTGCTGGTGGCGGCGCTGCTGTCGGCCTACGTGTCGACCATGTCGACCCACCTCAACTGGGGCTGCTCCTACCTCGTGCACGACTTCTACCAGCGATTCCTCAACCCCGACGCGACGGAGAAGCGCATGGTCTGGCTGTCGCGAGTCATGACGGCGGTGCTGATGACGGTCTCGGGCGCCGGGATGTTCCTGCTGACCACCGCCGGCGAGGCCTTCCAGCTGCTGCTGTCGATCGGCGCCGGGACCGGCCTGCTGTACCTCCTGCGCTGGTTCTGGTGGCGGATCAACGCCTGGTCAGAGATCGCGGCCATGGCCTCGTCGTTCACCATCGCGGTGGGCCTGTTCGTGGCGCGGAAGAACGGCCTCGAGCTGTCGGACCACGTCGCCCTCGTGATGTCGGTGGCGCTGACCACCGTCGTCTGGGTGGTGGTCACCTTCCTGACGCCGCCGGCCGACTTGGCGACCCTGCGCCGCTTCTACGCGGTGGTGCGGCCCGCCGGCCCCGGCTGGAGGAAGGTCGTCGGCGACGCCCCCGACGTCGGTCCGCGCGACAGCATGTCGCTGGCCGTGCTCGGCTGGGTGCTCGGCGTCACCTTCGTCTACGCGGCGCTGTTCGGGATCGGCGCCCTCCTGTACGGCCACGGGATGCAGGCGGCGGTGTGCCTCGGAGCGGCGGCGATCGCCGGGACCGGGCTGGCGGTGGTGGTGCCGAAGATCTGGGGGGCGTCGGCCGCCGCCGAGGCAGGCGCCGCCGCCCGCCGCGGTTGA
- a CDS encoding family 20 glycosylhydrolase has protein sequence MIATLITLAATAAAGAAVAASSPATLDLMPMPRLVELGSGDLTITAGFTVSIDGGGATPRLADGVQRMLRRLSDRSGLFFPPSTFLELTGRPAAALTISAGRAGALVLGEDESYTLRVAGDGMLLTAATDIGALRGLETVLQLVTLDERGVTVPMVRIEDAPRFPWRGLMIDASRHFMPVEVVKRNLDAMAAVKLNVLHWHLVDDQGFRVECLAFPRLHEAASDGSYYTRAQIREVQIFAAARGIRVVPEFDLPGHATAWATAYPELASLPGPYRIERSWGIFDPTLNPIQEETYRFLDAFFGEMAALFDDEFMHIGGDENNGIQWAANPEIAAHMAREGYADTLAMQRYFNERMLEIFTRHGKRMIGWDEIFQEGLPKDIVIHSWRGREALAEAASRGYAGILSNGYYIDLMQPTDFHYLNDPLPADSPLPEEARRLVLGGEATMWAEFVTPETVDSRIWPRTAAIAERLWSPGSVTDVADMYRRLDRISRLLEEHGLLHLKNRPMMLRRLCQCRDLAGLETLLGVVEPVKVYRRNALRKDSPHPYTQLSPLTRLVDIAGADAADARAFRWTVERMAADGFATPADIDAARQLLLRWRGNHATVVETLRASPGLAEMEPLSATLAETAAIGLEALELASSRLAAPAGWLEPRLARLEAARAPVGEAELMVVDPLVLLACLAAGPEGAAADGCRLRAGTGAAGDH, from the coding sequence ATGATCGCCACGTTGATCACCCTGGCCGCAACCGCCGCGGCCGGAGCCGCGGTCGCGGCAAGCTCGCCGGCGACCCTTGATCTGATGCCGATGCCCCGGCTCGTCGAGCTCGGCTCGGGTGATCTCACGATCACTGCGGGCTTCACCGTCTCCATCGACGGCGGCGGCGCCACGCCGCGGCTCGCCGACGGTGTGCAGCGGATGCTGCGGCGGCTGTCCGACCGTTCGGGCCTGTTCTTCCCGCCTTCGACCTTCCTCGAGCTCACGGGGCGACCCGCCGCGGCGCTGACGATCAGTGCGGGCCGCGCCGGCGCGCTGGTCCTGGGCGAGGACGAGAGCTACACGCTCCGGGTTGCCGGCGACGGCATGCTCCTGACGGCGGCCACCGACATCGGCGCGCTGCGCGGGCTCGAGACCGTGCTCCAGCTCGTCACCCTCGACGAGCGGGGAGTGACGGTCCCGATGGTCCGGATCGAGGACGCGCCCCGCTTCCCGTGGCGCGGGCTGATGATCGACGCAAGCCGCCACTTCATGCCGGTCGAGGTCGTCAAGCGCAACCTCGACGCCATGGCCGCGGTCAAGCTCAACGTGCTGCACTGGCACCTCGTCGACGACCAGGGCTTCCGCGTCGAGTGCCTGGCCTTCCCGCGCCTCCACGAAGCGGCGTCGGACGGCAGCTACTACACCCGCGCCCAGATCCGCGAGGTCCAGATTTTTGCCGCGGCGCGCGGGATCCGGGTCGTTCCCGAGTTCGACCTGCCCGGCCACGCCACCGCCTGGGCGACCGCCTACCCCGAGCTCGCGAGCCTGCCCGGACCCTACCGGATCGAGCGCAGCTGGGGCATCTTCGACCCCACGTTGAACCCGATCCAGGAGGAGACCTACCGCTTCCTCGACGCCTTCTTCGGCGAGATGGCCGCGCTGTTCGACGATGAGTTCATGCACATCGGCGGCGACGAGAACAACGGCATCCAATGGGCGGCCAACCCGGAGATCGCGGCCCACATGGCGCGCGAGGGCTACGCCGACACCCTGGCGATGCAGCGCTACTTCAACGAGCGCATGCTCGAGATCTTCACCCGCCACGGCAAGCGCATGATCGGCTGGGACGAGATCTTCCAGGAGGGCCTGCCGAAGGACATCGTGATCCACTCCTGGCGCGGCCGCGAGGCGCTCGCCGAGGCGGCGAGCCGGGGCTACGCCGGAATTCTCTCCAACGGCTACTACATCGACCTCATGCAGCCGACCGACTTCCACTACCTCAACGACCCGCTGCCGGCCGACTCGCCGCTGCCTGAGGAGGCGCGCCGGCTGGTCCTGGGCGGCGAGGCCACGATGTGGGCCGAGTTCGTCACCCCGGAGACCGTGGACTCCCGGATCTGGCCGCGCACCGCGGCCATCGCCGAGCGGCTGTGGTCCCCGGGGAGCGTGACCGACGTTGCCGACATGTACCGCCGGCTCGACCGGATCAGCCGGCTGCTCGAGGAGCACGGCCTGCTGCACCTGAAGAACCGGCCGATGATGCTGCGCCGGCTGTGCCAGTGCCGGGACCTCGCCGGCCTTGAGACCCTGCTCGGCGTGGTCGAGCCGGTCAAGGTCTACCGCCGCAACGCGCTGCGCAAGGACTCGCCCCACCCCTACACCCAGCTGTCGCCGCTGACCCGGCTGGTCGACATCGCCGGAGCGGACGCGGCCGATGCCCGCGCCTTCCGGTGGACCGTGGAGCGGATGGCGGCCGACGGCTTCGCCACTCCGGCCGACATTGACGCAGCGCGGCAGTTGCTGCTGCGCTGGCGGGGAAACCACGCGACCGTCGTGGAAACGCTGCGGGCGTCACCAGGCTTGGCCGAGATGGAGCCGCTGTCGGCGACGCTGGCCGAGACGGCCGCGATCGGGCTCGAGGCCCTCGAGCTCGCCTCCTCACGGCTCGCGGCGCCGGCAGGCTGGCTCGAGCCGCGCCTGGCGCGCCTCGAGGCCGCCCGGGCGCCGGTCGGCGAGGCCGAACTGATGGTCGTCGATCCCTTGGTGCTGCTTGCCTGCCTCGCGGCCGGGCCGGAGGGCGCGGCGGCGGACGGCTGCCGGCTCCGCGCCGGGACCGGCGCGGCGGGCGACCACTGA